One genomic region from Pyrobaculum islandicum DSM 4184 encodes:
- a CDS encoding zinc ribbon domain-containing protein, giving the protein MYAYRTLRVEIPWKLIEERPDVLDLVTRIHLAAKEYVRRLLKELTGQEEPKLTAEELDRLLTLDKRELARQIIEEVFPKYGLGRYFIDQGKVFWRDVVFHRSIPLNVQLRVEDERDTSKAVFVDLKSGIVRVRKTGIPPFAIRLEKGNVTWIRERLQEGAKLKLAFLDINVRRGKDPTYGGLYIALVFAREVTPVEPKALVVIDVNRLDHYVKVGLVVDGRVVELLKFPRKERIRKLEKIHIHIRQLSRALARVDEDRDQRRALDLQRQLWKLETKRYGIIRDVVINAACEIIKLARERQAAIVVDTIEDDTYRELREGNWRDDKKHFLDGLGQLRRRLKESAQWYGLPYLEERLYSTVCPRCGVKMVEENGRFMRCPACGFRAHRDNVPMIWAERRYRELIEKVKQPTFSTPATVTFLTS; this is encoded by the coding sequence ATGTACGCATACAGAACGCTGAGGGTTGAAATCCCCTGGAAACTCATCGAAGAGCGGCCAGACGTCCTTGACCTTGTGACAAGAATACATTTGGCCGCAAAAGAATACGTCAGAAGGCTGTTGAAGGAGCTGACGGGGCAAGAGGAGCCGAAGCTGACGGCGGAGGAGTTGGACAGACTCCTCACGTTGGACAAGCGTGAGTTGGCGCGCCAGATTATCGAGGAGGTGTTTCCCAAGTACGGGTTGGGGAGGTACTTCATAGACCAGGGAAAGGTGTTTTGGCGCGACGTAGTGTTCCACAGATCGATTCCGTTAAACGTTCAGTTGAGAGTTGAGGACGAAAGAGATACAAGTAAGGCGGTCTTTGTCGACCTAAAGAGTGGCATAGTCAGAGTGCGGAAGACCGGCATACCGCCTTTCGCAATCAGGTTGGAGAAGGGCAACGTCACTTGGATAAGAGAGAGACTACAAGAGGGCGCTAAATTGAAGTTGGCATTCTTGGACATCAACGTGAGGAGAGGCAAAGATCCTACTTACGGCGGCCTGTATATCGCCCTTGTGTTCGCTAGAGAGGTGACGCCGGTGGAGCCCAAGGCGCTTGTCGTTATCGACGTCAACCGCCTAGACCACTACGTAAAGGTTGGTCTCGTGGTCGACGGTCGTGTCGTGGAGCTATTGAAGTTTCCTAGGAAAGAGCGGATACGGAAGCTTGAGAAGATACATATCCACATAAGACAACTGAGCAGAGCCCTCGCGCGTGTGGACGAGGACAGAGACCAGCGTAGAGCCCTTGACCTCCAGAGACAACTGTGGAAACTTGAGACAAAGCGCTATGGCATAATCCGCGACGTCGTTATAAACGCCGCCTGCGAGATCATAAAGCTGGCCAGAGAGCGCCAAGCCGCGATCGTTGTTGATACAATAGAGGACGACACGTACCGGGAGCTCAGGGAGGGCAACTGGAGAGACGATAAGAAACACTTCCTAGACGGGCTTGGGCAGTTAAGGAGGAGGCTGAAGGAGTCGGCGCAGTGGTACGGCTTGCCGTATCTGGAGGAGAGGTTGTACTCAACTGTCTGCCCCCGCTGTGGAGTCAAGATGGTTGAGGAAAACGGCCGCTTCATGCGTTGCCCTGCCTGCGGCTTCAGAGCGCACCGCGACAATGTGCCCATGATATGGGCTGAGAGGAGATACCGGGAGCTGATAGAGAAGGTAAAACAACCCACTTTTTCCACTCCGGCGACCGTCACATTTTTAACTTCGTAA